In Beutenbergia cavernae DSM 12333, the DNA window GCTTCTTGCCGGTACGCCGACGGCGCACGATGAGCTTGTCGCTCGGCTTGCCGGGGCGGCGGGTGCGGCCCTCAGGCTGCCCCCAGGGGCTCACCGGGTGACGCCCACCGGACGTCTTGCCCTCGCCACCACCGTGCGGGTGGTCGACCGGGTTCATGGCGACACCGCGGACGGACGGGCGCTTGCCCTTCCACCGCATGCGGCCGGCCTTGCCCCAGTTGATGTTCGACTGCTCGGCGTTGCCCACCTCGCCGATCGTCGCGCGGCAGCGTGCGTCGACGTTGCGGATCTCGCCGGACGGCATGCGCAGCTGCGCGTACGGCCCGTCCTTCGCCACGAGCTGGACGGACGAACCGGCCGAACGCGCGATCTTCGCTCCGCCGCCGGGGCGCAGCTCGACGGCGTGGATCACGGTGCCCGTCGGGATGTTGCGCAGCGGCAGGTTGTTGCCCGGCTTGATGTCGGCGGCCGGCCCGTTCTCGATCCGGTCACCCTGCTTCAGGCGGTTCGGCGCGACGATGTAGCGCTTCTCGCCGTCCGCGTAGTGCAGCAGCGCGATGCGTGCCGTGCGGTTCGGGTCGTACTCGATGTGCGCGACCTTCGCGGGCACGCCGTCCTTGTCGTGACGGCGGAAGTCGATCACCCGGTAGGCGCGCTTGTGCCCGCCACCCCGGCGACGGGACGTGATGCGCCCCGTCGAGTTCCGGCCGCCGCTCTTGCTGAGCGGACGGACGAGCGACTTCTCCGGCTCCGAGCGGGTGACCTCGACGAAGTCGGCGACGGACGAGCCGCGCCGGCCCGGCGTCGTCGGCTTGTACTTGCGGATTCCCATGTCCTGCGGTCCTTACCTCTCCTGCGATCTGGCTGACTGACGGCGTCAGCCGATCGGCCCGCCGAAGATGTCGATCGTGCCCTCGCGCAGCGTGACGATCGCGCGCTTGGTGTCCTTGCGCTTGCCGATCCCGAACCGCGTGCGGCGGGACTTGCCCGGCCGGTTGGCGGTGTTGACGGAAGCGACCTTGACCCCGAAGACCTGCTCGACGGCGATCTTGATCTCCGTCTTGTTCGAGCGGGGGTCCACGAGGAACGTGTACTTGCCCTCGTCGAGGAGCCCGTAGCTCTTCTCCGAGACGACCGGCGCGATGAGGACGTCGCGCGGGTCCTTGGCGTGGATCGGGCTCGCGGTCACTTGCCGGCCTCCTCGGCGTCGCCGCCGGCGGCCGGAGCGAGGAACTGCTCGAGCGCGCCGCGGGTGAAGACGACGTCGTCGCTGACGAGGACGTCGTACGTGTTGAGCTGGTCAGGGTGGATGAGGTGCACAGCCGGCACGTTGCGCAGGCTGAGCCACGCGGTGGTGTCGGTGCGCTCGAGCACGACCAGCACCCGCTCCGCCTCCGTGACCTGGCCGAGCACCGCGAGGGCCGCCTTGGTCGACGGCGCGTCGGCGACGAACCCGGAGACCACGTGCACGCGGTCGGCCCGCGCGCGGTCGCTGAGCGCGCCACGCAGCGCGGCGGCCTTCATCTTCTTCGGGGTCCGCTGGCTGTAGTCGCGCGGGACGGGCCCGTGCACGACGCCACCGCCGGCGAACTGCGGAGCGCGGGTCGAACCCTGGCGGGCGCGACCGGTGCCCTTCTGGCGGTACGGCTTCTTGCCGCCGCCGCGGACCTCGCCGCGCGTCTTGGTCTTGTGCGTCCCCTGCCGTGCCGCCGCCAGCTGCGCGACGACGACCTGGTGGATCAGGGGCACGTTCGTCTGGACGTCGAACACGTCGGCGGGCAGGTCGGCGGTGCCGGACTTCTTGCCCTTCGCGTCGATGACGTCGACGGTCAGTGTGCTCTCGGCAGCCATGCTCAGGCCTCCTTCGAGGCGGTCTTGACGACGACGAGCCCGCCGCGCGGGCCGGGGAGGGCCCCGGTCACGAGGAGGAGACCCTTCTCGGCGTCGACCGCGTGGATCTTGAGGTTCTGGACGGTGTGCCGGTCGTTGCCCATGCGACCGGCCATCCGGAGGCCGCGGAACACGCGCGACGGCGTCGAGGCGCCACCGATCGATCCGGCCTTGCGGTGGTTGCGGTGCGCACCGTGCGAAGCCCCGACACCGGAGAACCCGTGCCGCTTCATGACGCCTGCGGTGCCCTTGCCCTTGGTGGTGCCGACGACGTCGACGCCCTGGCCGGCCGCGAACACCTCGACGGTGAGCTCCTGGCCGGGCGTGTACTCGGCGGCGTCGCCCGTGCGGATCTCGGCGACGTGACGGCGAGGCGTGACGCCCGCCTTCGCGAAGTGGCCCTTGAGAGGCTGCGTCACCTTGCGCGGGTCGATCTGGCCGAACGCGAGCTGGACGGCGGAGTAGCCGTCGGTCTCGGGGGTCCGGACCGCGCTGACGACGTTGGTGCCGACCTGGACGACCGTCACGGGCACCAGCCGACCGGCGTCGTCCCAGACCTGGGTCATGCCGAGCTTGGTCCCGAGCAGCGCCGTCACGGCGGCTGCACTGGTGGTGGGTGAAGTCATGGGTCGGATCCTTAGAGCTTGATCTCGATGTTGACGTCGGCCGGGAGGTCGAGGCGCATGAGCGAGTCGACCGCCTTCGGCGTCGGGTCGATGATGTCGATCAGCCGCTTGTGCGTGCGCATCTCGAAGTGGTCGCGGCTGTCCTTGTACTTGTGCGGCGAACGAATGACGCAGAACACGTTCTTCTCCGTCGGCAGCGGCACCGGACCCACGACCGTCGCACCAGCGCGCGTCACCGTGTCGACGATCTTGCGCGCCGAGCTGTCGATGACCTCGTGGTCGTAGGACTTGAGCCGGATGCGGATCTTCTGTCCCGCCATGGCGTCGTCTGACTCTCTCTCGTCGTAACCGCTTGCTTTCACCGACCCCCGCGCTCGGGCGTGTCGCCTTTCAGCGCAGTCCCCGACCGCGGTGCACCGGCAGGTGCGGGCCTGAGTTGTCGATGGGTGCGGCCCCGGTCCCGTTCGGGACCCGCGAGCCACGCGATCGCACTCGCACCGCCGTTGTCCACATCACCGCTCCGGTCCTGCCAGAGCGCACGCGGACCCCGTTCCCACGAGGCAACCTGGACAGTTTGCCACAGTCCTGGCGCTGTGACCAATCCGAGCAGCCCCGGCCGGACGCGACGTCCGTCACTCCGGGGTTCGGGGTCGGGCTCGGGTCAGGCCGTGACGACGCTCCCCCGCTGGGCGGCGCTGCGTGAGACACCACGGAACAGCAGGCCGACCTCCTGGCCGGCCTCCGACGACGGCGGGCCCGGACTCGACCGTGACCGCCCGTGATCCGGCGGAGTGGGGTGGATCCGGGAGCGATAGGCTCCCGGATCCACCCCACTTCCCCAAGGCGACCACGGCGCCGGACACAGACGCACGAAGGGCCCGGCGGCCGAAGCCGCCGGGCCCTTCGTTGGTGATCAGCGAGTGATCACCGATGCCACATCAGGCGAGGATCTTGGTGACCTTGCCGGAGCCGATGGTGCGACCACCCTCACGGATGGCGAACCCGAGGCCCTCTTCCATGGCGATCGGCTGGATCAGGTCGACCGTCATCTCGGTGTTGTCGCCCGGCATGACCATCTGCGTGCCCTCGGGCAGCGTGATGACGCCGGTGACGTCCGTGGTGCGGAAGTAGAACTGCGGGCGGTAGTTCGAGTAGAACGGGTTGTCACGCCCACCCTCAGCCTTGGACAGGATGTAGACCTGCGCCTCGAACTGGGTGTGCGGCGTGTTCGTACCCGGCTTCACGACGACCTGGCCGCGCTCGACGTCCTCACGCTTGGTCCCGCGAAGAAGCAGGCCACAGTTCTCGCCGGCCCACGCCTCGTCCATCTGCTTGTGGAACATCTCGATGCCCGTGACGGTGGTCTTCTGCGCCGGGCGGATGCCGACGATCTCGACCTCGGAGTTGATCGCGAGCTTGCCGCGCTCCACCTTGCCGGTGACGACCGTGCCACGACCGGTGATCGTGAAGACGTCCTCGATCGGCATGAGGAACGGCTTGTCCATGTCGCGCACGGGCTCCGGGACGGACTCGTCCACGGCGTCCATGAGCTCCTCGACGGTCTTGACCCACTCCGGGTCGCCCTCGAGGGCCTTGAGGCCCGAGACGCGGATGACCGGGGCGTCGTCGCCGTCGAAGCCCTGCGACGACAGCAGCTCGCGGACCTCCATCTCGACGAGCTCGAGGATCTCCTCGTCGTCGACCATGTCGGACTTGTTGAGCGCGACGAGCAGGTACGGCACGCCGACCTGGCGGGCGAGCAGCACGTGCTCGCGCGTCTGGGCCATCGGGCCGTCGGTCGCCGCGACCACGAGGATCGCGCCGTCCATCTGCGCGGCACCCGTGATCATGTTCTTGATGTAGTCGGCGTGACCCGGCGCGTCGACGTGCGCGTAGTGACGCTTCTCCGTCTGGTACTCGACGTGCGCGATGTTGATCGTGATGCCGCGCTGCTTCTCCTCCGGCGCCTTGTCGATCTCGTCGAACGGCGTGAAGGGGTTCAGGTCGGGGTACTTGTCGTGCAGCACCTTCGAGATGGCGGCCGTCAGCGTCGTCTTGCCATGGTCGACGTGACCGATGGTGCCGATGTTGACGTGCGGCTTGGTCCGCTCGAACTTGGCCTTCGCCACTTTGGGTTCCTCCTGGAACTCGGGTAGTCGTCTCTCTCCGGTGCGGGATGCCGCCGGTGAGTGGTCCTACGGGTCGGTGTTGATGGTGTGTCGGGTTCGACCTGTGGGACTACTCGCCCCGGGTCTTCTTGATGATCTCCTCGGCGACGTTCCGAGGAACCTCGGCGTAGCTGTCGAACTGCATCGAGTACACCGCACGGCCCTGCGTCTTGCTGCGCAGGTCGCCGATGTAGCCGAACAGCTCCGACAGCGGCACCAGAGCGCGAACAACCTTAACGCCGCTCGCGTCCTGCATCGACTGGATGTGTCCACGTCGCGAGTTCAGGTCGCCGATGACGTCGCCCATGTACTCCTCGGGCGTGCGCACCTCGACGTCCATGAGGGGCTCGAGGAGCACCGGGTCGGCACGCCGCACGCCTTCCTTGAGGACCATCGAGCCGGCGATCTTGAACGCCATCTCCGAGGAGTCGACCTCGTGGTAGGCGCCGTCGAGCAGCGTGGCCTTGACGCCGACGAGCGGGTAGCCCGCCAGCACACCTGCCTGCATCGCGTCCTGGATCCCGTGGTCGACGCTCGGGATGTACTCCCGCGGGATGCGACCACCGGTCACCGAGTTCACGAACTCGTACAGCTCGCCCTCGGCGGTGTCGAGCGGCTCGAACGTCATCTGGACCTTCGCGAACTGGCCCGAACCACCGGTCTGCTTCTTGTGCACGTACTCGACCTTCTCCACCTTGCGGCGGATGGTCTCGCGGTACGCGACCTGCGGCTTGCCGACGTTCGCCTCGACCTTGAACTCGCGACGCATGCGGTCGACGAGGATGTCGAGGTGGAGCTCGCCCATGCCCTTGATGACCGTCTGACCGGTCTCCTGGTCGAGCATGACCTGGAACGTCGGGTCCTCCTCGGCGAGCTTCTGGATCGCCGTGGAGAGCTTCTCCTGGTCACCCTTGGTCTTCGGCTCGATCGCGACCTCGATGACCGGGTCCGGGAACGTCATGGACTCGAGGACCACCGGGTTCGCGATGTCCGAGAGCGTGTCGCCCGTCGTGACGTCCTTGAGGCCGATGAAGGCGTAGATGTGCCCCGCCGTCGCCTCGTCGACCGGGTTCTCCTTGTTGGCGTGCATCTGGAAGAGCTTCCCGATGCGCTCCTTCTTGCCCTTGGTCGCGTTGATGACCTGCGTGCCGGGCGTGACCTTGCCCGAGTACACGCGGACGTAGATGAGCTTGCCGAAGAACGGGTGCGTGGCGATCTTGTACGCGAGCGCCGCGAACGGCGCGCTCGAGTCCGGAGCCCGCGTGATGGTCTCTTCCTCGTCCTTCACCGAGTGGCCCTCGACAGCCGGCACGTCGAGCGGCGACGGGAGGTAGTCCACGACGGCGTCGAGCATCGGCTGGACGCCGCGGTTCTTGAACGCGGAGCCGCACAGCACCGGGTAGATCTCGCTGGCGACGGTGAGCTTCCGGATGCCGGCCTTGATCTCGGCGACCGTGAGCTCCTCGCCCGCGAAGAACTTCTCGAGCAGGGCGTCGTCGGTCTCGGCGACCGTCTCGATGAGCTTGGCGCGGTACTCGTCGGCCTTCTCACGCAGGTCGGCCGGGATCTCCTGCACCTCGTACTTGGCGCCCATGGTCGTGTCGCCCTTGGAGTCCGCGGGCCACACGAGCGCGCGCATCTCGACGAGGTCGACGACGCCGATGAAGTCGTTCTCGGCGCCGATGGGGAGCTGCAGCACGAGCGGACGGGCACCCAGGCGGCCGACGATCGTGTCGACCGTGAAGTAGAAGTCGGCGCCGAGCTTGTCCATCTTGTTGACGAAGCAGATGCGCGGGACGTCGTACTTGTCGGCCTGCCGCCACACGGTCTCCGACTGCGGCTCGACACCCTCCTTGCCGTCGAAGACGGCGACAGCACCGTCGAGCACGCGCAGGCTCCGCTCCACCTCGACGGTGAAGTCGACGTGGCCGGGCGTGTCGATGATGTTGATCTGGGTGCCGTTCCAGAAGCAGGTCACGGCGGCCGACGTGATCGTGATGCCGCGCTCCTGCTCCTGTTCCATCCAGTCGGTCGTCGAGGCGCCGTCGTGGGTCTCGCCGATCTTGTAGTTGACGCCCGTGTAGAACAGGATCCGCTCGGTCGTCGTCGTCTTGCCGGCATCGATGTGCGCCATGATGCCGATGTTGCGGACCTTGGTCAGGTCCGTCAGCACGTCCAGTGCCACAGTTGCTCTCTTCTGGTCGTCTCGAGCGGGGTGCTCCGCCGGTGCCGGGTGGGCGCCGTGGAGGGGTGTCCTACCAGCGGTAGTGCGCGAACGCCTTGTTGGACTCGGCCATCTTGTGGGTGTCCTCGCGACGCTTCACCGCCGCGCCGAGCCCGTTCGAGGCATCGAGGATCTCGTTCATGAGCCGCTCCGTCATCGTCTTCTCACGACGGACGCGGGAGTAGTCGACGAGCCAGCGCATCGCGAGCGCCGTGGCGCGCGACGGGCGAACGTCGACCGGCACCTGGTAGGTGGTGCCGCCGACCCGGCGGGACTTGACCTCGAGCGAGGGGCGGACGTTGTCCAGCGCGCGCTTGAGCACCGTCGCCGGGTCGCCCTGCGTCTTGTCGCGCACACCCTCGAGGGCGCCGTAGACGATCCGCTCGGCGGTGGACTTCTTGCCGTCCACGAGCACACGGTTGACGAGCTGCGTGACTGTCGGCGATCCGTAGACCGGGTCGACGACGAGCGGCCGCTTCGGGGCGGGGCCCTTGCGAGGCATTACTTCTTCTCCTTCTTCGCGCCGTAGCGGCTGCGGGCCTGCTGGCGACCGCGAACTCCCTGGGTGTCCAGTGCGCCGCGCACGATCTTGTAGCGCACGCCCGGCAGGTCGGCGACCCGGCCGCCGCGCACGAGCACGATCGAGTGCTCCTGGAGGTTGTGGCCCACGCCCGGGATGTAGGCAGTGACCTCCATCTGGCTGGACAGCTTGACGCGAGCCACCTTGCGCAGCGCCGAGTTCGGCTTGCGCGGGGTCGTCGTGTACACGCGGGTGCACACGCCACGACGCTGGGGCGAACCCTTGAGCGCCGGGGTCTTCGTCTTGGTGGCCTTGTCCTTGCGGCCCTTGCGGACCAGCTGCTGGATCGTGGGCACTACATCTCCGTCTCGCGAGACCTGCTGGTGTTCTGTCGGTGGTGCGTTCAGTTCGTCGAACTGCTGACCACGCCGACGTCGTCCCCGCGCTCGGGCGTGTCGCCGGGCCGGGGCGCCCGAGAGCCGTCACGATGAGAAACGGTCGGGAGCGCCTGGCGGCGACGGCCACCCGCGCTCACTCCGGGCCGAGTCGATCAGACTCACCGATAGGAGTTCGCGCGCACGCGAGGACCCGCCTTCGCGGGCACTGTCGACCAGGGTACCTGCCGCCGTGCCTGCGGTCAAAGGATGGGACGCGCGTCACGGTGCGGCGGCCCGACGCCGTCGTCGTCGTGCGGCGCCATCATCTCCGCTGCCAGCTCCGCCGGTCCGGGAGCGGCATGCGGACGGCGGCGTGTCCTCCCCTCGGACCCTACCGCGCCGCTAGCGTGAGACCGGCCGCGCCCGTGCGGGCGCCGCGGACGGAGGCCGGCATGACGAACAGCGCCGGGGCCCACGCCCCGTCCGGCGGGGGCGCCCCCGCCGTGGTGGACCCGCGACGCGGTGCGAGCGCACTGCGGTACGGCGTCGGCATGTTCGGCACCTCGCTGCCGATCAATATGTTCCGCGCGTACATGACGATCTACTACGTCGACGAGCTGGGGCTCGACACGTACTGGTACGGGATCGTCATGGTCGCCTACGCGATCATCGACGCCGTCGACAACCCGGTCTTCGGCTACCTCACGGACCGGACCCGGAGCCGATGGGGCAGGCGGAAGCCCTGGCTGGTCGTCGGCGCACCGGTACTGGCCCTCGCGCTCGTCGTGTTCTTCTCCCCGCCCGAGAACGCCAGCGACGTCGTCATCCTCGTCTGGTTCGCGGTGTTCGCGATCGGGATGGAGACCGTCGACTCCCTGATCAACGCGAGCTACGGCGCCCTCCTGCCCGAGATGTTCCCCGGCGAGCGCGAACGGGCGAAGGCCAACGCCGTCCGGCAGGCGTTCCAGCTCGCCGCCATGGTGATCGGCATCGCACTGACGCCGATCGTCGTGGACCTGCTCGGTTACGCGACGACGGCGATCGTGTACGGAGTCGTCGCCGCGGCGGTCATCCTGTGGTCGGCCCTCGGGGCGAAGGAGAACCCCGCCGTCCAGACCGAGCCGGGTCCGCGCATCTGGGACTCGGTCAAGGTCATCTTCAGCACCGCGAAGTTCTGGGCGGTCGCGATCACGGGTGGCCTGTACGCGGGTGCCACGGGACTCATCATCGCGGCCATCCCGTTCCTCGCGGAGTACACGCTCGTCCTGGCCGCCTGGCAGACGTCCGTCCTGTTCGCGTCCGTGCTGCTCGTGGCGGTGGCGTGCCTCCCGCTGTGGACGGCCGTGGTCCGACGGCGCGGCGCGCTCTGGACGTGGCAGTGGGCGCTCGTCGCGTTCGCCGTCGCGATGCTCCCGATGCTGCTCGCCCGCGACTTCGTCGTCGCGGTCGTCTGCGGCATCGTCATCGGTGTCGGGTACTCGGGCGTCCTCGCGACGGCGGACCTCGTCGTCGCGAAGCTGCTGGACGAGGACACCCTGCGGACGGGCGTGCACCGCGAGGGCATGTTCCTCGCGGCGATCGGGTTCTTCAACCGGCTCAACGGACTCGTCCGCGGAGCCGCGTTCGTGCTCGCCGGCGCGCTGTTCGGGTTCCGGAGCGGCGACAACCCCGGTGACCGCCCGGACCAGGCGGGCCTGTTCCTGGCGGTCGTCGCTCCCGCGGCGTTCCTGGCGCTCGCCGCGATCGCCGCCCGGTTCGTCCGCTTCGACGACGACGTCACGCCGCCGGACATCGACGCCGTCATCGCCGCCGAACGGATGGACGAGCAGCGATGACCCGGGAGCTCATCCTCACGGCCGACGACTTCGGCATCGACCCCGAGTCCAACGCCGCCATCACGTCGCTGGCGCGCGACCGCCTCGTCACGGCCACGAGCATCATCACCGTGGCCGACGCCGCCGAGGAGGCCCTCGCCGTCGCCGGCTCGCTCGAGATCGCCGTCGGCCTGCACGTGACGTTCACGTCGACGGCGCCGCACACGCGGTGGCGACCGGCGTCGGGCAGGAGCGCGCTGGCCGACGCCGACGGCTACTTCCCGGTCGAGGTCCGCGACACGCTCGCCACCGCGACCTCGGCCGACGTCCACGCGGAGATCGAGGCCCAGCTGGGCCTGCTGCGCGACGCCGGCATCCGGGTGACGCACCTGGACCTGCACACGGTCGCGCTCTACGGACTCACCGGGCCGGGCGTCGTCGCCGAGGCGCTCGACATCGCCGCGCGCGAGCGCCTCGGGTTCCGCCTCCCCCGCATCTTCGCCGCGTTCGCCTCACCCGATGACGACGAGCCGTCCGCGCCGCACGCGGCCAGCGTCGTCGCCGCCGACGGCCTCGGCGTGCGCCTCCCGCGCATGGTCACGAGCGACCCGCGCCCGGCCGGGCTCATCCCGGACTACGAGAGCCTGCGCGCCTCCTACCTCCTGCAGCTGGAGATGCTCCCCGAGGGACTGAGCGAGATGTTCCTCCACCCCTCGCTCGCCAGCGACCGCCTGGCCGACGACGACGAGGCGCGCAAGCGCGCCTGGGAGCACGCCGTGCTGCGCGACCCCGTGTTCCGGACGGCGCTCGAGGCCTTCACGCTCACGCACTGGTAGGCACCAGCGCACCCGAGGGCCGGGCCGACGACGGCGACACGCCGACACCCTTGACCGCCCCGGGGCGCGCGAGTAAGTTCTCGCGCTCGTGTCC includes these proteins:
- the rplB gene encoding 50S ribosomal protein L2 is translated as MGIRKYKPTTPGRRGSSVADFVEVTRSEPEKSLVRPLSKSGGRNSTGRITSRRRGGGHKRAYRVIDFRRHDKDGVPAKVAHIEYDPNRTARIALLHYADGEKRYIVAPNRLKQGDRIENGPAADIKPGNNLPLRNIPTGTVIHAVELRPGGGAKIARSAGSSVQLVAKDGPYAQLRMPSGEIRNVDARCRATIGEVGNAEQSNINWGKAGRMRWKGKRPSVRGVAMNPVDHPHGGGEGKTSGGRHPVSPWGQPEGRTRRPGKPSDKLIVRRRRTGKKR
- the rplW gene encoding 50S ribosomal protein L23, which codes for MTASPIHAKDPRDVLIAPVVSEKSYGLLDEGKYTFLVDPRSNKTEIKIAVEQVFGVKVASVNTANRPGKSRRTRFGIGKRKDTKRAIVTLREGTIDIFGGPIG
- the rplD gene encoding 50S ribosomal protein L4; amino-acid sequence: MAAESTLTVDVIDAKGKKSGTADLPADVFDVQTNVPLIHQVVVAQLAAARQGTHKTKTRGEVRGGGKKPYRQKGTGRARQGSTRAPQFAGGGVVHGPVPRDYSQRTPKKMKAAALRGALSDRARADRVHVVSGFVADAPSTKAALAVLGQVTEAERVLVVLERTDTTAWLSLRNVPAVHLIHPDQLNTYDVLVSDDVVFTRGALEQFLAPAAGGDAEEAGK
- the rplC gene encoding 50S ribosomal protein L3, whose amino-acid sequence is MTSPTTSAAAVTALLGTKLGMTQVWDDAGRLVPVTVVQVGTNVVSAVRTPETDGYSAVQLAFGQIDPRKVTQPLKGHFAKAGVTPRRHVAEIRTGDAAEYTPGQELTVEVFAAGQGVDVVGTTKGKGTAGVMKRHGFSGVGASHGAHRNHRKAGSIGGASTPSRVFRGLRMAGRMGNDRHTVQNLKIHAVDAEKGLLLVTGALPGPRGGLVVVKTASKEA
- the rpsJ gene encoding 30S ribosomal protein S10; the encoded protein is MAGQKIRIRLKSYDHEVIDSSARKIVDTVTRAGATVVGPVPLPTEKNVFCVIRSPHKYKDSRDHFEMRTHKRLIDIIDPTPKAVDSLMRLDLPADVNIEIKL
- the tuf gene encoding elongation factor Tu encodes the protein MAKAKFERTKPHVNIGTIGHVDHGKTTLTAAISKVLHDKYPDLNPFTPFDEIDKAPEEKQRGITINIAHVEYQTEKRHYAHVDAPGHADYIKNMITGAAQMDGAILVVAATDGPMAQTREHVLLARQVGVPYLLVALNKSDMVDDEEILELVEMEVRELLSSQGFDGDDAPVIRVSGLKALEGDPEWVKTVEELMDAVDESVPEPVRDMDKPFLMPIEDVFTITGRGTVVTGKVERGKLAINSEVEIVGIRPAQKTTVTGIEMFHKQMDEAWAGENCGLLLRGTKREDVERGQVVVKPGTNTPHTQFEAQVYILSKAEGGRDNPFYSNYRPQFYFRTTDVTGVITLPEGTQMVMPGDNTEMTVDLIQPIAMEEGLGFAIREGGRTIGSGKVTKILA
- the fusA gene encoding elongation factor G, with amino-acid sequence MALDVLTDLTKVRNIGIMAHIDAGKTTTTERILFYTGVNYKIGETHDGASTTDWMEQEQERGITITSAAVTCFWNGTQINIIDTPGHVDFTVEVERSLRVLDGAVAVFDGKEGVEPQSETVWRQADKYDVPRICFVNKMDKLGADFYFTVDTIVGRLGARPLVLQLPIGAENDFIGVVDLVEMRALVWPADSKGDTTMGAKYEVQEIPADLREKADEYRAKLIETVAETDDALLEKFFAGEELTVAEIKAGIRKLTVASEIYPVLCGSAFKNRGVQPMLDAVVDYLPSPLDVPAVEGHSVKDEEETITRAPDSSAPFAALAYKIATHPFFGKLIYVRVYSGKVTPGTQVINATKGKKERIGKLFQMHANKENPVDEATAGHIYAFIGLKDVTTGDTLSDIANPVVLESMTFPDPVIEVAIEPKTKGDQEKLSTAIQKLAEEDPTFQVMLDQETGQTVIKGMGELHLDILVDRMRREFKVEANVGKPQVAYRETIRRKVEKVEYVHKKQTGGSGQFAKVQMTFEPLDTAEGELYEFVNSVTGGRIPREYIPSVDHGIQDAMQAGVLAGYPLVGVKATLLDGAYHEVDSSEMAFKIAGSMVLKEGVRRADPVLLEPLMDVEVRTPEEYMGDVIGDLNSRRGHIQSMQDASGVKVVRALVPLSELFGYIGDLRSKTQGRAVYSMQFDSYAEVPRNVAEEIIKKTRGE
- the rpsG gene encoding 30S ribosomal protein S7 is translated as MPRKGPAPKRPLVVDPVYGSPTVTQLVNRVLVDGKKSTAERIVYGALEGVRDKTQGDPATVLKRALDNVRPSLEVKSRRVGGTTYQVPVDVRPSRATALAMRWLVDYSRVRREKTMTERLMNEILDASNGLGAAVKRREDTHKMAESNKAFAHYRW
- the rpsL gene encoding 30S ribosomal protein S12; protein product: MPTIQQLVRKGRKDKATKTKTPALKGSPQRRGVCTRVYTTTPRKPNSALRKVARVKLSSQMEVTAYIPGVGHNLQEHSIVLVRGGRVADLPGVRYKIVRGALDTQGVRGRQQARSRYGAKKEKK
- a CDS encoding MFS transporter translates to MTNSAGAHAPSGGGAPAVVDPRRGASALRYGVGMFGTSLPINMFRAYMTIYYVDELGLDTYWYGIVMVAYAIIDAVDNPVFGYLTDRTRSRWGRRKPWLVVGAPVLALALVVFFSPPENASDVVILVWFAVFAIGMETVDSLINASYGALLPEMFPGERERAKANAVRQAFQLAAMVIGIALTPIVVDLLGYATTAIVYGVVAAAVILWSALGAKENPAVQTEPGPRIWDSVKVIFSTAKFWAVAITGGLYAGATGLIIAAIPFLAEYTLVLAAWQTSVLFASVLLVAVACLPLWTAVVRRRGALWTWQWALVAFAVAMLPMLLARDFVVAVVCGIVIGVGYSGVLATADLVVAKLLDEDTLRTGVHREGMFLAAIGFFNRLNGLVRGAAFVLAGALFGFRSGDNPGDRPDQAGLFLAVVAPAAFLALAAIAARFVRFDDDVTPPDIDAVIAAERMDEQR
- a CDS encoding polysaccharide deacetylase family protein, whose protein sequence is MTRELILTADDFGIDPESNAAITSLARDRLVTATSIITVADAAEEALAVAGSLEIAVGLHVTFTSTAPHTRWRPASGRSALADADGYFPVEVRDTLATATSADVHAEIEAQLGLLRDAGIRVTHLDLHTVALYGLTGPGVVAEALDIAARERLGFRLPRIFAAFASPDDDEPSAPHAASVVAADGLGVRLPRMVTSDPRPAGLIPDYESLRASYLLQLEMLPEGLSEMFLHPSLASDRLADDDEARKRAWEHAVLRDPVFRTALEAFTLTHW